AACGCGATACCTCCCCGACGATCGCCCCTTACATCCTCTTTAAAGCCGGTTCCGTAGATGAATCGGATGATACACGCGGTATCGCTCACATGCTCGAACACATGCTATTTAAAGGCACGAAAACAATCGGCACAAAAGACTATGAAAAAGAGAAGGTTGTGCTCGCTGAAATCGATCGGATAGGTGATGCGCTCGACATGGAACGCGCAAAGGGAAATAGAGCGGATGCCGATAAAATCGCCGAATTAGAAGAAGCTCTGAAAACGCAACAAGAACTCGCCAAGGAATGGATTGTCACCGGTGAATATAGCGAAATCTATACGCAGCACGGGAGTACCGGATTCAACGCTGGTACGTCTGTTGACTATACCATTTATACGGTGGAGTTGCCGTCTAACAAGTTAGAATTGTGGGCGATGCTTGAGTCTGATCGACTGAAAAATGCCGTCCTGCGCGAATTTTATGTCGAACGCGAGGCTGTCAAAGAGGAACGGCGGATGCGTGTTGACACCCAACCGGGCGGTAAACTCTATGAGCAGTTTATGGCTGCTGCCTTCACTGCGCACCCTTACAGCATGCCGATTATCGGATGGCCCTCGGATATTGCGATGCTCAATCGGCGCAAGGCAGAAGAATTTTTCCGTGTCCATTATGCCCCGAATAACTCAGTCATGGCTATTATCGGGAATATAGACATAGATGAGACCATCGCGCTCATTGAAAAGCATTTCGGTGATATACCGTCCCAGCCGCTCCCGCCGGAAGTCACAACTGATGAACTTCCGCAGGAAGGTGAACGCCGCATTGAAGTCGAATTTGATGCCGAACCGCAACTCATGATTGGATACCATAAACCGACGCTCCCCCACTTTGACGATTATGTGCTGGATTTTATCAGTGCAATCCTTTCGGATGGACGCACCTCTCGGTTTTACAAAAACATTGTTGAGGAAGGGATCGCCCTCTCTGCCAATTCATTGAACGGATACCCGGGGGCGCGCTACGATAACCTTTTTGTTATAGATAGCGCACCGCGGTCCCCACACACAACCGCGGATCTTGAAGAAGCGATTTACGCCGAACTCGAAAGGCTGAAGACCGAACCTGTTGCAGAAAAAGAATTCAAACGGATCCTCAAACAGGTGGATGCCAGTTTCATCCGAGGTCTCAGCTCAAACGCTGGAATGGCACGACAACTCACCTTCTATGAAGGGATCGCTGGCGATTGGCGTTATATCCTACAATGGCGTGAAAACATCTATAAGGTTACGCCCGAGGACATCATGAGAGTCGCAAAAACCTATTTCACAAAAAGCAACCGCACCGTCGCTACACTCATTAAGAAAGAAGCAGTAGCATCCGTCGGTGAAGGGACGGAGGACAGTGAATAATGAAAAAACGAACCTTTACCGGACTTGTCTTTGCGACACTGGTCGCCTGTCTCACTGTGTGGAGTATCCCATCTGTATTTGCCAGACCGCACGAGGAACTTACTTTTGAACCGATCGAGTTTAAACCGCCCGTTCCAGAAAAGCGAACCCTCTCAAATGGAATGACGCTCTATCTCCTTGAGGATCATGAGTTACCCTTGTTTAACATCAACGGGTTGATTAAAACCGGTGACATTTACGATCCAGCAGATAAAGTAGGCTTGTCATCCATATTCGCAAGTGTTATGCGAACCGGGGGGACGGTGTCGCGCGAACCGGACGCGCTGAACGAGGAACTTGAGTCTATGGCGGCGTCGGTTGAAGTGGGCATGTCTCGTGAATACGGGACAATTAACCTCTCAACGCTCGCAGAAGACATCGAAATAGGATTAGAGATTTTTGCGGATGTTCTCAGGAATCCTGCGTTTCGCGAAGATAAATTGGAACTCCGTAAGCAGCAGTCGGTTGAGCGTATCCGTCGACGCAACGATAATCCTATCCAACTTGCGTGGCGTAACTTCTCGGCATTGCTCTATGGAACCGACCATCCGTTCGGGTGGTATACCGAAATTGAGGGCATAGAGAGTATCACTGTTGATGATCTCAAAGCGTTCCACGCGAAGTATTATCATCCGAACAACATGATGCTCGCGATTACTGGCGATTTTGATACGGAAACTTTGATCACACAACTGGAAACGGTGTTCGAAGGTTGGGAATCTGCAGATATTGCATTCCCTGATGTTCCAACCGTGGATTCCAGTCTGGAAGCGTCCGTCAATTATATCTTCAAGGACCTCCCACAGTCGGTGATGCTCATCGGGCATTTCGGCATCAAGCGCACCCCGGATTTTCCCGATTTCTTCGCGCTCCGGGTCATGAACGATATTCTGGGTGAAGGCGGTTTCACCTCTCGACTCATGAAGGAAGTGCGTGAGAAAGCCGGTCTCGCCTATATGGTCGGCAGCATCATGCAAACGACGTATTACACGAACCCTGGGGAATGGTTTGCGTATTCGCAGACCCGTACCGATAAGACGGCAGAGGCGATCTCGCTCATCATTGATGTCGTCAAAGGTCTCCGAGATACACCTGTCCCGGAAGCCGAGCTACAGCGCACCAAGGATTCGCTCATCAATTCGTTTGTTTTTGGGTTTGAGAGCAGTTCGCAGATCGCCTTCCAACAGATGATGTTGGCGTATCGCGGTTATGCACCTGACTTCCTTGAAACCTATACGGATAATATTGCGAAGGTCACGGCGGCAGATGTGCAGGCGGTCGCACAAAAGTATCTCCATCCCGACGCACTCACGATCGTCACTGTCGGCAATAAAGCCAATTTCGATCGACCGCTTGATGAATTCGGAGCGGTCAATGAAATCGAGATAGATCAACCGGTACCGCCTCCTGCGGAACCGATGCCTGAAGCGAGCGAAGGAGATATGGCGAAAGCCAAAGAGATTATCGCAATGGCAGTCGAGGCATACGGTGGTCTTGAGAAGTTGCAAGCCGTCAAAAACATTGTTGTGGAAGGACGTGCGACAGCCAATTCACCAATGGGACCGATGAATTTGGATGTAAAGGAATACAAGGTCTATCCTGACACAATACGACAAGATATCAAGATGCCCCAAGGCGAAATGAGTTACGCATTTGATGGCACCTCTGGATTTGCGTTGACCCCTATGGGTGCGCAACCGCTACCTCCTGAAATGACTGCTGCTTTGAAAGATGATATGTTCAGGGAACCGATTTGGCTGCTTGCAAATCTTGTGCAGGACAACTCCATCCAATACACCGGCACGAAAGAGGTCATGGGAAAACCGACCGCCATCGTCCTTGCCAAACAGCCTTCGGGTAAAATGCTCAGAATCTTCATCAGTGAAGAGGCACACTATATCGTGAAAATGAGCTTTCGTGAGTCGGAACAGGGTGTTGTCGTTAATAAAGAAACACTTTTGGGCGATTATCGCGATGTCGATGGTGTCAAAATCCCACATCATATTCAACAGAATGTAGAGGGTGAACTCTTCACCGAAACTCGGATAAGCAGCGTCACGTTGAACGCAGAACTTGACGACTCGCTGTTTCAGGAGCCAAAATGAAGACCTTAAACCTACGCGTTCGCTACTTTCAAGATAGTACGCCAGCAGATGTGCCGTGCCGTGAAACGGCTTTCATCCGGCGTGAGCTTGATATGCCGCTGCCCGTCGATGAGACGGCTTTGGTCCTCGTCGATTTGTGGAACGTGCATTTCATCGAAAGTTGGATAGAACGCGCGGCACAGGTCACGAAGGCGTGTGTCGTGCCTGTGATAGGTGCTGCACGGGAAGCGGGTTTGACGATCGTTCATGCGCCGTCTCCGTCGGTAGCGGCACAATACCCGCAACTCGAACGGCACAAACCGCCTGAACCGTCCGTGCCTCCGGCATGGCCCCCCTCCGATTTCCGAGGTCGTGAGGGGGACTACGCCGTTTATCGCGGTCCTCGGAGTCAACCCCCCAGTATCGATATCCATTGGAACAAACTCGCATCACAACTCTCTGTTTCTCCCGCTATTGACGTGAGACCGGAAGATTTTGTTATCGCGACGGGACAGCAGTTGCATGAACTGATGGAAGAACGGCGGATTTTACATCTACTTTTTGCGGGTTTCGCAACGAATTGGTGTGTACTGGGTAGGGACTACGGTATCCGCTCTATGGCGCGGTATGGCTATAACATCGTGTTACTCCGCGATGCTACAACTGGTGTGGAGTTCCCTGATACATACGATAATCTGTTCACGACAGAAATCGCCATTCGGGAGGTGGAACAGCAGTACGGCTTCAGCGCATCGAACGCCGATTTCTTTGCGGCAATTGAGAAATTTCCAGCATAGTTATCCTACCAATGAATTCCCATTTTTCACTGTTAGGCGAGGTCTCCGTGCCTCGCCTTTTTTCTTTCTATTCACAACAGGGAGATCTTTTTATGAATAAGTATGAAGGCGGCAGCTTTGAAGATTTTCTCAGAGAGGAAGGTATCTTTGAGGAAGTAACAGGGAGCGCACTAAAGCGGCTACTAATTTTGCAACTTGGGGATATCGTGACAACTTTTATCCAGCGGGAAACAATGTGCGTGGAGCAAATTAAATCTGAACCTATGGAGGAAGCTTGAGATTTTGGGAATTAGAAAATTCACTTTAAGTGGCAAAATTGTTGAGAATTCTGTTACACTTATTTGTTGTGTGAATTGTCCAAGCTCGCCAATTGCTGTCTTCTGTGTATAATGAAGAGTTCAACTATGAAGGATCTAA
This genomic window from Candidatus Poribacteria bacterium contains:
- a CDS encoding insulinase family protein — its product is MKQIRYLLILYLLAFQGIASAQDLSDRVVEHIFPNGLKLLMIKRDTSPTIAPYILFKAGSVDESDDTRGIAHMLEHMLFKGTKTIGTKDYEKEKVVLAEIDRIGDALDMERAKGNRADADKIAELEEALKTQQELAKEWIVTGEYSEIYTQHGSTGFNAGTSVDYTIYTVELPSNKLELWAMLESDRLKNAVLREFYVEREAVKEERRMRVDTQPGGKLYEQFMAAAFTAHPYSMPIIGWPSDIAMLNRRKAEEFFRVHYAPNNSVMAIIGNIDIDETIALIEKHFGDIPSQPLPPEVTTDELPQEGERRIEVEFDAEPQLMIGYHKPTLPHFDDYVLDFISAILSDGRTSRFYKNIVEEGIALSANSLNGYPGARYDNLFVIDSAPRSPHTTADLEEAIYAELERLKTEPVAEKEFKRILKQVDASFIRGLSSNAGMARQLTFYEGIAGDWRYILQWRENIYKVTPEDIMRVAKTYFTKSNRTVATLIKKEAVASVGEGTEDSE
- a CDS encoding insulinase family protein — its product is MKKRTFTGLVFATLVACLTVWSIPSVFARPHEELTFEPIEFKPPVPEKRTLSNGMTLYLLEDHELPLFNINGLIKTGDIYDPADKVGLSSIFASVMRTGGTVSREPDALNEELESMAASVEVGMSREYGTINLSTLAEDIEIGLEIFADVLRNPAFREDKLELRKQQSVERIRRRNDNPIQLAWRNFSALLYGTDHPFGWYTEIEGIESITVDDLKAFHAKYYHPNNMMLAITGDFDTETLITQLETVFEGWESADIAFPDVPTVDSSLEASVNYIFKDLPQSVMLIGHFGIKRTPDFPDFFALRVMNDILGEGGFTSRLMKEVREKAGLAYMVGSIMQTTYYTNPGEWFAYSQTRTDKTAEAISLIIDVVKGLRDTPVPEAELQRTKDSLINSFVFGFESSSQIAFQQMMLAYRGYAPDFLETYTDNIAKVTAADVQAVAQKYLHPDALTIVTVGNKANFDRPLDEFGAVNEIEIDQPVPPPAEPMPEASEGDMAKAKEIIAMAVEAYGGLEKLQAVKNIVVEGRATANSPMGPMNLDVKEYKVYPDTIRQDIKMPQGEMSYAFDGTSGFALTPMGAQPLPPEMTAALKDDMFREPIWLLANLVQDNSIQYTGTKEVMGKPTAIVLAKQPSGKMLRIFISEEAHYIVKMSFRESEQGVVVNKETLLGDYRDVDGVKIPHHIQQNVEGELFTETRISSVTLNAELDDSLFQEPK
- a CDS encoding cysteine hydrolase, which translates into the protein MKTLNLRVRYFQDSTPADVPCRETAFIRRELDMPLPVDETALVLVDLWNVHFIESWIERAAQVTKACVVPVIGAAREAGLTIVHAPSPSVAAQYPQLERHKPPEPSVPPAWPPSDFRGREGDYAVYRGPRSQPPSIDIHWNKLASQLSVSPAIDVRPEDFVIATGQQLHELMEERRILHLLFAGFATNWCVLGRDYGIRSMARYGYNIVLLRDATTGVEFPDTYDNLFTTEIAIREVEQQYGFSASNADFFAAIEKFPA